TCACCCTGAACCGCTACGGCGACCACGACCCCGCCGGACGTGCCTACGTGCTCGACGAGGCGCTCGACGATGTCCTCGCCGCCGCCGAGGCTGGCACCGAGGCCGTCACCCTCGGCCTGCAAGGCGACGCTGTCCAGCCGCTCGTCCTGCGGGTGAACCCGGGCGAGTGCCTCCTGGTCCGGCTGACCAATGGGCTGGCCGAGTCGGCGAGCTTCCACCTCCACTCGTCGTCTCTGGTCGTCTCGGCCACCGGCGAGGCGGCCACGGCGGCGAACTCGGATGCGACGGCGGCACCGGGGGAAGTGGTGACATACGAGTGGGCGGTGCCCACCGAGGAGGCAGAGGGCAGCCGGGTGTTCCACTCCCACGGGCACGTCCGGGCCCAGTCGGGTCACGGCCTGTTCGGGACGCTGGTGGTGGAGCCGCCCGGCTCGACCTGGTCGGACCCTCGAACCGGCGTGGCCGGCACCGTGGGCTGGGATGCCATGATCTCGTCCCCCGAAGGCCGGTTCCGCGAGTACGTGCTCGCCTACCACGAGGTCGGTGACGAGGAGTACCGGATCTCGCGCGAGGGCGGCGGGACGGTGCCCCAGGTCGACCCGATCACTGGCGCCTACCGCCCGGCGGCGCGCGCCATCAACTACCGCAGCGAACCGTTCCTGAACCGGCTGAGGCTCCAGGAAGGGGTCGCCGGGTTCGCCGACGAGTCCCTCGCCTACAGCTCGTACGCGTTCGGTGACCCCGCAACCCCGATCCTGCGCAGCTACGTGGGGGACCCGGTGAAGCAGCGCGTGGTCCACGCCGGCGGCGAGGTCTTCCACGTCCACCACGTGCACGGCGGCTCCGTTCGCTGGCGTCGTCAACCGGGCGCTGGGCCCACCGGGTTCGGTGACGGCCTCACCAAGCACCCATCGCTGCTGCCCGGGCCCTCGGAGCGCACCGACTCGCAGAGCCTCGGGCCCTCCGAGGCCTTCGACGTGGACCACGAGTGCTCCGCCGGGGGCTGCCAGCAGGGTGCGGGCGACCACCTGGTCCACTGCCACGTCGCCCATCACTACTTCGCGGGGATGTGGGGGATCTGGCGGGTCTACAACACCGTCCAGGACGGTGCGGCATCGACCGACGCACTCCCGCCGCTGCCCGTGCTTGCCGACCGGGCGGACGCCACCGACGTGGGCGTGGACCTGAGTGACCTGGCGCCGACCCAGCGGGAGAAGGCCCTACGCCACCTCCCGCCACCGGGACGGCCGGGGTCGTACGACGCGTCGGTGTGGGACTGGGTGGAGGCCGACGGTGGCGTGCGTGGCGAGCCGGCCGAGCCTCGGCGTTGGCCGGGCCACGAGCCCGACCATCCTGGCGAGCGACCCGTCGTCCTGTTCGAGCCGACCACCGGTCGACCCGCGTACCCGCTGCTCCGGCCTCAGCTCGGCCGCCGGCCTCCGTTCGCGCCTGGTCACGGTCCTGCGCCATACCTCGACACGCCGACCCCGGACGGTGAGCCACCACCCCCCGGTGCCGACGGGCCGACGTCTCTGTGCCCTGAGGGCACGACCCGGCAGGAGCTGATGCTGCGCGCCGTGGAGGTGCCCGTTCCCCTCGACCCGAGCAGTGGCCTGATCGACCCGGCGGGGACGATCTTCGTGCTCGCCGAGGATGCGGACGCCGTGCGTGGCGACCCCTCACTGCGCACACCGCTGGTGGTCCGCGCCAACGCGGGAGAGGACTGCGTCGACGTCCTGCTCACAAACGAGATCGCTGACGGAGCCGACCACCCCTTCAGCAAGGTGAGCGCCCACATCCACTTCGTGCAGTTCGACGTGCAGGGTGGTGACGGGGTGGACACGGGGTTCAACTTCGAGCAGAGCGTCCGACCATATGCAGCGGCGGGAGAGCGGCTGGCTCGGTCGGTCGCCGCCGGTTCGACCGAGGTGAGGGTGGGGTCGGGGGAGCGGTTCCACGTCGGTGCCCTGGTGGGTGTCGGCCTGGACCAGGCCGGGAGGCTCGAGGTCCGCCGGATCACCGCCCTCGACGAGTCGGGCGCCGTCACCCTCGACCGGCCCCTCGAGCACGACCACGGTGAGGGCGAGGCGGTGAGCGCTGAGTTCGTCCGCTACCGCTGGTACCCCGACGCGCAGGTGGGCACCTCCTACTTCCACGATCACGTCAACGGCCTGCGGACGTGGCAGCACGGCCTGGTGGGTGCGCTCGTGGTGGAGCCGCCGGGCTCCACGTACCACGATCCGAGGACAGGGGAGCCGATGCGGTCGGGCTCGATCGCCGACGTGCACGTGCCACCGGGCACGCCGGTCTCGGCCGATGTGCAGGGCAGCTTCCGCGAGCTCGTGAGCTTCCTCCAGGACGGCAGCCGGCTGAGCAACGTGCGCCGCTCCCCGGGCAGCAAGCTCAACCTGCGGGCCGAGCCCCTCTCCCGGCGGCCCGGCCCGCGGTCGGAATCCTTCTCCTCGGCACGGCACGGCGACCCCGAGACGCCGCTGCTCGAGGCGTACGTGGGTGACCCCGTCGTCGTGCGGGCCGCGGTGAGCGGGGTCAACGAGGTCCACACCTGGCACCTCAGCGGGCACTGGTTCCGCCGGGAGCCCTGGAGCGACGCATCGGCACCGACGAGCACCGTCCACGTGGGGATCAGCGAGCGGATGGACCTCGTGGTTCCCGCCGCCGGGGGGCCACAGCGCCGCGCCGGTGACTACCTCTACGCAAACGGACGTGCCGTCAAGCTCGAGGAGGGTGCGTGGGGGATCCTCCGTGTGCACGACCTCCTCGGCGACATCGAGCCGCTTCCAGGCCATCCAGTCAGTGCGGAGCCGGCGCGTCCCGTCTGTCCGGCGGGCGCCCCCGTCCGGCGCTTCGAGATCGCTGCGGTCGAGTCACGGCTGTCGATGCTGGGCACCGGCCGTGGGCGGGTCTTCGTGCCGGCCGACGAGGCCGATGCCGTGCTCGGGGGACAGCGGCCGGCCAGCCCGCTCGTGCTGCGGGCCGCGGTGGGGGACTGCCTCGAGGTCACGCTCCACAACCGGCTGCCGCCGGGTTCGGGGCCCGTGTCCCTCCACACCTCCGGCCTCGCCTTCGACCCCCTCGAGTCGGGAGGGCTCGAGATCGGCCGCAACCCCGCCCAGGCGGCTGACGTCGGGCGCAGGAGGACGTCGACCTTCTTCGCCCATCCCGAGTACGGACCGGGCGCGGCGATCCTGCGCGACGGGGGCGACCTGGCGCGGTCGGGTGCCCGCGGCCTCTACGGGGCGGTGATCCTGAGCCCCGCGGGGGCAATGATCGACCCCCACGGCGGCTGGACGACCGTCGTCACCGACCCGGACGGCCGGTCATGGCGCGATGTCGTGCTCTTCCTCCACGACGAGGATGACGCCATAGGCAGCCATCGCATGCCCTACACAAGGGTCGTCCGGGGCGCGACGGGCATCAACTACGGGGGCGGAAGCGATGGGCCGACAGTCGAGGCTCGGGTCGGGGACCCCCTGCGGTTCCACGTTCTGGCGCCGTGGAGCGAGCAGGTCCAGGTGTTCTCGGTCGAGGGGCACCGCTGGCCCATCGAGCCGGCCATGGCGGGCAGCTCGCTGGTGGAGTCACTCGCCATCGGCGGGATGGAGTCGATCAGCGTGGTGCCCGAGGGAGGCGCGGGCGGGCCTTCCCGGCTGGCGGGGACCTACTGGTTCGGCAACCACCGGGAGCCGTACCGGGACGCCGGGCAGTCCGGCCAGCTCGTCGTCCACGGGCGTTGCGCCGAGGTGCCGGGCCTGGCGCTCTTGCCCGGCTCGCCGCGCTGCGGGGCCGGTCGGTCGCCGGTGCACGGTGTGGTCCTCGTCGGCGCCGCCCTCTCGGGCGCCCTGGTCCTGGGCGTGCTGCTGTCCTCGCGGCGCCACCGGCGACGGAGCTGAACCATTGGCTCCGGCCACCCGCCGGGCCCAGCCGCGTGCGCGACGATGGCGGCGTGGAGGAGACGCGGATCGACCGGTGGCTCTGGGCGGTGCGGCTCTACAAGACCCGCTCGGCTGCCACCGATGCGTGCCGGGGCGGCCACGTGGAGGTCAACGGCGCCCCCGCCAAGGCGGCCACGCTCGTCCGGCCCGGCGACCGGGTGCGGGCCGTGGTGGGGGACCGCCTGCGCATCCTCGAGGTGGTGCGCACCATCGACAAGCGGGTGGGCGCGCCGGTTGCCGCCACCTGCCTCGTCGACCACAGCCCGCCGCTGCCGCCGCGCGAGGAGGCGCCCGCCCCCGTGTTCGCGCGCGAGCCCGGTGCCGGTCGCCCGACCAAACGGGACCGTCGCCTCCTCGACCGCTTCCGGACCCAGGAGTGAGCGACCCGTGGAGGCGTCGCCTCGTCGTTGCCCTCGTCCCCCTCCTCCTCGGCGCCCTCGCCGCCTGCGGCGACGGGGGGACCAGAGACGGTCAGCTCCTGGTGGCTGCGGCGTCGGACCTCCGTCCTGCCTTCGAGGAGCTCGGACGGCGGCACCAGGAGGCGACGGGCACCTCGGTGACCTTCACGTTCGGCTCGTCGGGGCTGCTCGCCCGCCAGATCGCCAACGGTGCCCCCTACGACGTGTTCGCCTCGGCCGACGAGCGCTTCGTCGACGACGTCATCGCCGCCGGACGGGGCGACGCCGCCACCAAGGCCCACTACGCCATCGGGCGCATCGTGGTCTGGACCCGACCCGGGGCCGACCCGGCCGTGGCCATCGAGGACCTCGAGGACGACGACATCGCCCGCATCGCCATCGCCAACCCCGACCACGCGCCCTACGGCCGGGCCGCCGAGCAGGCCCTAGGGTCGGCGGGTGTGCTCGACGGGGTGCGTGACCGCCTCGTGTACGGCGAGAACATCTCCGACACCCAGCGCCTCGTGCAGTCGGGCAACGCCGACGTGGGGGTCATCGCCCTCTCCCTGGCGCTGGCGTCGCCCGAGGGAGACCACGTGATGGTCCCGGCGACCCTCCACGAGCCGCTCGACCAGGCGCTGGTCGTCACCGCCGGCAGCGCCCGGTCCGAGGCCGGGCGAGCCTTCGCCGCCCTCGTGGTGAGCGAGGAGGGCCGCGAGGTGCTCCGTCGTTTCGGCTTCGGGCCTCCGGCGGTGCGCTGATGGACTGGTTCCCCCTCTGGCTGTCGCTGCGGGTGGCGGCGACGGCGACGGTCATCGCCGGGGCCCTCGGTCTCACCGGGGGCTACCTCCTGGCCAAGGCCAGCTTCCGCGGACGCGGGTTGCTGGAGGCCATCGGGACGCTCCCCATCGTCCTGCCGCCGACGGTGCTCGGGTACTACCTGCTGGTGGTGCTCGGGGTCGACAGCCCGATCGGCCGGACGTGGGAGCGTGTGACCGGACGGCCGCTGGTGTTCACCGTGGCGGGAGCGGTCGTCGCCGCGTCGGTCTCCGCCCTCCCGTTCGTCCTGCGCACGGCGAGGGCGGCGATCGAGGGGGTCGACCCCCGCGTGGAGCAGGCCGCCCGTGTCGCCGGCCTCCCCGAGTGGCGGGTGGCGCTGAGCGTCACCGTGCCCCTGGCCGGGCGCGGCCTCATCGCCGGGGTGGCCCTCGGTTTTGCCCGCGCCATCGGCGAGTTCGGTGCCACCGTGATGGTGGCGGGGAACATCCCGGGCCGGACCCAGACGATGCCCGTGGCCGTCTTCGATGCCGTCCAGGCTGGGGACGACGACCGGGCGGCGGTGCTCGCCCTGGTCCTCGCCGCCATCGCCGTGGCCGTGCTGCTCGTCGCCAACCGCCTGTCGCGAGCGGCGCCGTGAGCACGCCCACCACCGTCGAGGTCGACATCACCTGCACCGTCGGCGACGTGTCAGTGCGGGCGCGGTGCTCCGCGGGGCCCGGCGTCACCGTCTTCCTCGGACCCTCTGGTGCCGGCAAGTCGGTCACGCTGGCCGCCGTGGCCGGCCTGCTCCGCCCGAGCGCCGGCACGATCACCATCGGTGGGCGGACGGTGGCCGACGCCGCGGCCGGCATCCACGTCTCGAGCCAGGAGCGCCACGTGGGCCTGGTGTTCCAGGACGCGCTCCTGCTGCCCCACCACCACGTGCTCGACAACGTGGCCCTGGCGGTGCGCTCCGGGCGCCGGGTGGAGCGCCGTCGCACTGCCTCGGCGTGGCTCGAGCGGGTGGGCGCCGGGCACCTGGCAGGGGCGCGGCCCGCACGGTTGTCCGGAGGTGAGCGCCAGCGGGTCGCCCTGGCCCGGGCCCTGGCCGGCGAGCCGCTGGCGCTCCTGCTGGACGAGCCGTTCAGCGCCCTGGACCTCCCGACCCGCCGCCAGCTCCGCCGGGTGGTGCGCGAGGTGGTCGACGAGCGGCGGTTGCCGACCCTGCTCGTGACCCACGACCTCGATGAGGCCGGCGAGCTGGCCGACTCCGTGGTCTCGTTCGTGCCGGGTGCCACCGTCGCTCAGCGCGACACGGCACCCTTCGACCCAGTCGAGCTGGCAGGCCTCCTCAGCGGAGAGGGTGACGTCCGCCGCTGAGCAGCTAATCGCCGAAGACGAAGAAGCGCCACTCGCCATCCTCGGTGAACCCGAGCCGCCAGCCGAGGTACTGCCCGTCGCCGAACCACTCCTCGGCCTCCTCGCCGAACACGTCGACGACCTCTTGGCGGGCGGCCTCGTCGTCGTCGTCGTGCAGGGCGCGGGGCGCCACGTAGAGGGTCTCGGCGGCGCCGTCCGCCACGGTCGTGTCGACCTTCGAGCGGCTCATGGTGGTCAGGTGCACGATGATCGCCGTGATGGGCTCCTCGCGCTCCCCCTCCTCGGCGCGCCAGTAGGCGGCCAGGTCGGCGGACTCTGCGAAGGCCTCCCCGAAGCTGGCCGTGAAGGTGCCGTCAGCGAGGGCCAGCTCCGCCAGATCGTCGTAGTCGCACCGCTGGGCGGCGCTGCGGACGGCGAGGAGGGTGGTGGCCACCTGCTCGGGGATGTCCCCCGGGAACTCCATGGTGGTCATGATCCCGGCGCCGGCGCACTCGGGCTCGTCCGGCCGGTCGCCGTCCCCGGTGTCGTCGCTGTCGCCGGTCCCCTGGTCGGTGGTCATCGGCGATGTGGTGGTGGTGTCGCCGCTGCTCGCCTGTTGGGCGTCGTCGTCACCGCAGGCGGCCAGCGCGAGGGCGAGCAGCGGCGCCGCCAGCAGGAGGGTCAGGGATCGGGCGGGCATGGGTTCCTCCGGAGGGTCGGTCGATGGTCTCGTTCGTTGTGACGACGCGGCAGCCGGGTTCGTTCCCGGCCATCTCAGCCACCCGATACCAGCAGGTCGGCACCGGTCGGTGGCGCCGGGTCGTCGATGGTCTCGAGCCAGCCCGGCGGGAGCTGGACCGGACGGGGCCCCTGGGTGTGGCCGCGTTGCAGACGGGCGGCGTCGGCGGGGAAGGGGAGGCCGTGGTCCAGGCCGGCGAGGAGCTCGTCGAGCTCGTCGAGGGTCGCCACCAGGGCCATCCGGCGACGGACCTCACCGCCCACCGGGAAACCGGTGAGGTACCACGACGTGTGCTTGCGGAAGTCCCGGACCCCGGCGTGCTCGTCGCCCATCACCTCGCACAGGAGCCGGGCGTGGTCGGCCATGATCCCCGACACCTCACCGAGCGACGGGGGTGCCTGGGTCGGCCGGCCCGCGAAGACGTCGGCGAGGTCGCGGAACAGCCACGGGCGCCCGAGGCACCCGCGTCCGATGACCACGCCGTCGCAGCCGGTGGCAGCCATCATCGCCACCGCGTCGGTCGCCTCCCAGATGTCGCCGTTGCCCAGGACCGGCACGGTGGTGACGGCCTCCTTGAGGGCGGCGATGGCGGTCCAGTCGGCGGTGCCGGAGTAGAGCTGCTCGGCGGTGCGGGCGTGCAGCGCCACCGCGGCCGCGCCCTCCTCGGCGGCGGCCGTGCCGGAGGCGATGGCGGTGCGGTGGCGGTCGTCGATCCCGATGCGGAACTTGACCGTCACCGGCACGTCGCCGGCGGCGGTCACCGCGGCCCGCACGATGGACCGGAACAGCAGCGGGTGGGCCGGCAGCGCGGCACCACCGCCCTTGCGGGTCACCTTGGCGGCCGGGCAGCCGAAGTTGAGGTCGATGTGGTCCACGTCGACCTCGTCGACGAGGCGGCGCACGGCCGCGCCCACCACCTCGGGGTGCACGCCGTAGAGCTGCACGCTGCGCCGGTCCTCGTCCTCGCTGAACGAGACCATCCGAAGGGTCCTGGCGTTGCCCTCCACCAGGGCGCGGGCGGTGACCATCTCGCTCACGTAGAGCCCGGCGCCGTAGCGCCGGCAGAGACGCCGGAACGCGGCGTTGGTGACCCCGGCCATCGGGGCGAGGACCACCGGCGGGTCGAGGGCGAGGGGGCCGATGGTCAGGACCACAGGTCGGTCACCTCCAGGTCGAGGCGGGCCAGGAGCTGGCGCAGGAGGGGGAGGGACAGGCCGATGACGTTGCCGGGGTCACCGTCGACACCGTCGATGAACGGCGCCGACCGGCCGTCGAGGGTGAACGCCCCGGCGACGTGGAGGGGCTCGCCCGTGGCGACGTACGCCTCGACCTCGGCGTCGCTGGGGCACCCGAACCGCACGACGGTGGAGGCCACCGCAGATGCCTGCGCCGAGGTGCGGGTGTCGACGACGCAGTGCCCGGTGCGCAGCACACCGCTTCGCCCCCGCATGGCGTGCCAGCGGGCCACGGCGTCGTCGCGGCCGGCGGGCTTGCCCAGCGCCACGCCGTCGAGGTCGAGCACGGAGTCGCAGCCGACGACGAGGGCGCCGGTGGTGCGGGAGGCCACGGCGGCCGCCTTGCGCTCCGCGAGGGCGAGCGCCAGCCGGCCGGGGTCCGTCTCGTCGACGTCGTCCTCGTCGATCCCGCTGACCACGACGGTGGCCTCGATGCCCGCGGCGCGGAGCAAGCGCAGTCGGGCCGGTGAGGCGGACGCGAGGACGAGGGGCGGGCCGTGCATGTCGCTCCATGGTGGCACCGCCACGCGCTGGTGCCACACCGCGCCTTGACCCCGTGGTCCCCGGGGGGTTCACTACGAGGGATGCACGCGACCGCTCTCCTCGCCCGCAACCTCCTCCTCCTCGCCTGAGGCGAGCGCTCCCCGCGCTCGCCCCGACCTCCTGCGCCCACCGGGCCAGGAGGTCTCTTGCTTCTCGAACCCGACTCGAAGCGCAACCCGACCAAGGAACAGCCGATGCCTCCTCCGCCCGTGACCCCGAAGAAGATGCCCTTCGAGAAGTACCGGCCGTTCCTCCCGCTCCCGCTGGAGCTGCCCGACCGGGCGTGGATCAACCGCCAGATCACCAAGGCGCCCACCTGGTGCTCGGTCGACCTCCGCGACGGCAACCAGGCGCTGATCGACCCGATGGACCCGACCCGCAAGCGCCGCATGTTCGACACGCTCGTGCAGATGGGCTTCAAGGAGATCGAGGTCGGGTTCCCCTCGGCCAGCCAGCCCGACTACGACTTCGTCCGCCAGCTCATCGAGGACGACCTCATCCCCGACGACGTCACCATCCAGGTGCTCGTCCAGTGCCGGCCCGAGCTGCTCGAGCGGACCTACGAGTGCCTCGCGGGTGCGCCGCGGGCAATCGTCCACTTCTACAACTCGACCTCGGTCCTCCAGCGTCGTGTCGTGTTCGGCCTCGACCGGGCCGGCATCACCCAGATCGCCGTCGACGCCGCCCGGATGTGCCGCAAGCTCGAGGCGACCCTGCCGGGCACCGAGGTGCGCTACGAGTACTCGCCGGAGAGCTTCACCGGCACCGAGCTTGACTACGGCGTCGAGATCTGTGGCGCGGTGATGGACGCCATCGAGCCCTCGGCCGACGAGCCCATCATCTTGAACCTCCCGGCAACCGTCGAGATGTACACCCCGAACATCTACGGCGACGCCATCGAGTGGTTCCACCGCAACGTGCCCCACCGCGACCGCGTGGTCCTCTCGCTGCACCCTCACAACGACCGCGGCACCGCCGTCGCCGCCGCCGAGTTCGGCGTCATGGCCGGTGCCGACCGCGTGGAGGGGACCCTGTTCGGCAACGGCGAGCGCACCGGCAACGTCGACGTCGTGACCCTGGCGATGAACCTCTTCAGCCAGGGCGTCGACCCCGAGCTCGACATCAGCGACATCGACGCCCTGCGCCGCGAGGCCGAGCACTGCAACCGCCTGCCGGTGCACCCCCGCCACCCCTACGTGGGCGACCTCGTCTACACGGCGTTCTCCGGCTCCCACCAGGACGCCATCAAGAAGGGCACCGAGGCGCTCCCCGACGACTACGAGGTGTGGGAGGTCCCCTACCTCCCGATCGACCCCAAGCACGTGGGCCGCACCTACGAGGCGGTGATCCGGGTCAACAGCCAGTCGGGGAAGGGGGGCGTGGCCTACCTCATGAAGGCCGAGCACGGCCTCGACCTGCCGCGGCGGCTCCAGATCGAGTTCTCCCGCGCCGTCCAGACCATCGCAGAGGACACCGGCACCGAGATCAGCCCGGCGGAGATGTGGGCCACGTTCTCGGCCGAGTACCTCCCGGACGAGACCTCGGTGCAGCTGCTCTCGCACGAGGTCGCCACCACCGACGAGTCGACGTCGGTGACCGCCCAGCTCGTCATCGACGGTGAGCACCGCACGCTCACCGGAGAGGGCAACGGCCCCATCGCCGCACTGGTGCACGCGCTACGCCACGAGCTGGCGATCGACCTCGAGGTCATCGACTACGCCGAGCACGCCGTGAGCGCCGGAAGCGACGCCACCGCGGTGGCCTACGTCGAGGCCCGTGGTGGCGACGTCATCCGCTGGGGGGTGGGGATGCACGAGAACATCCTCACCGCCTCCCTCCGAGCGGTGGTCGGAGTCGTCGACCGGCTCCGCCGGGCGGAGGACTGAGGGCGAGAAGAGCGACAGCCCGGTTGGTACGATCCTCGTGCCCAGGTCGGGCTCACGGTGGATCATGAGCAGGAGGCGCACGATGCACGACGCCACGTTCACCGCTCCCGGAGCAGGCCAGTGGGAGCTCGATCGCAGCCACGGACTCGGCGGCGCCACCCCGATCTGCCAGTGGCTGCTCGGTGAGTCGTGCGAGGTGGCCTTCCGCCGCCTGTTCCGCGAGTTCGGAGTGGCCGCGGACACGATGAGCATGGAGTTCGTCAACGGGTTCATGTACACGCGCCTGCGGCCCCTCTTCGGCGCCGACAAGCAGTCGACCAAGGCGCCGCCGACGCTGGTGCTCAAGATCCTCGGCCGCCTCCACCCCGAGCTGCGCCGGCGCGACCGGGCGGCCGCCCGAACGCTCGACGAGCGGCCCTGGCGCCAGGCGATCGCCAACTGGCACGCCGAGCTGCGACCGCAGATCGAGGCCTGCAACCTGGCGTTCCAGGACGTCGACCTCGCCACGATCGACGATGTCGCCCTCGCCGATCACCTCGTCGCGCTGCTCGCCCACTGCCGCGAGGGGTTCGAGCGCCACTTCTACCTGCACGGCTTCGACCTCGGCCCGCTCGGGCTGCTCATCTACGACGCCAAGGGCTGGGGCCTGCCCACCACCGAGGTGCTGCAGGCGCTCGTCGGCGCCTCGCCGTCCACGTCGGCGCCGCGGGAGGCCCTGGCACGGATCCGGCGCGAGGTCGACGCCGCCGGGGCGTCACCGTCCACGCTCGACGAGCTCCGTGCCGTGTCGCCGGCGGTGGCGGCCGCCCTCGACGACTACCTGCGCTACCGGGGCCACGTGCTCTACACCCGCTACGACATCGACGGGCTGACCCTGGTCGAGACCCCCGAGGTGCTCCTCGCCACCATCCTCCACGGGCGGGCCGACGACGGCACGGGACCCGACCCCGCCGCGGTCGCCGACTCGCTGCGGGAGCGCGTGCCCGCCGAGCACCGGGACCGCTTCGACGACCTCCTGGCGGAGGCACGGGCGGCGATGGACCTTCGCGACGACAACGGCCCCACCACGGTCGAGTGGCCGATGGGCCTCCTGCGGCTCGGCCTCCTCGAGGCCGGCCGCCGGCTCGCCGCGTCCGGCCGGATCCAGGTGCCGGACCACATCCTCGAGCTGGAGCCCGGCGAGGTCGACGCCCTCGTGCGCCGCGGGGAGGGGCCGGGCGCGGCCGCGCTGGCGGCGCGCGCCGAACGACGACGTTTCGAGATGACGCTGGACCCCCCGATGACCCTTGGGCCGCCGCAGGCGGAGCCGCCGCTCGACGCCCTTCCCGAGAACCTGGGGCGCATGGTCGCCATGGTCCAGGCGATCATCGAGGAGCTGGGCATGGCCGAGCGGGACGACGCGTCGGCCGATCCCCTGCGCGGCGTCGGCATCGGCTCGGTGGCGTACCGCGGGCGGGCCCGGGTGGCCCTCTCGCCCGAGGACGCCATCGCCTCGTTGGAGCCGGGCGACGTGCTGGTCACCCGTACCACCTCGCCCGCCTTCAACCTCGTGCTGACCCTGGTCGGTGGGCTCGTGACGGCCGAGGGCGGGCCCATGTCGCACGCCGCCGTCCTCGCCAGGGAGCTCGGCTTCCCCGCGGTGGTGGGCGTCCCAGGCGCCCTCGAGGCCATCCCCGATGGGTCGCTGGTCGAGGTCGACCCCAGCTCGGGCCGGGTCTCGGTGGTCGATCTCGCCACCGAGGAGCCTGCCCCGGCCTGACCCGGGATGCGTTTGGTTCGTCGAGGTCCCGCCAGGGAGTGCTGGTCGGACCACTGCGTCAGAGCGCTGTCAGGACGCCGATGAGCACGATGGCCATCCCGGGTAGGTGGCCGGCGCTGCTGGTTGCGAGAAGT
Above is a genomic segment from Acidimicrobiales bacterium containing:
- the leuA gene encoding 2-isopropylmalate synthase: MPPPPVTPKKMPFEKYRPFLPLPLELPDRAWINRQITKAPTWCSVDLRDGNQALIDPMDPTRKRRMFDTLVQMGFKEIEVGFPSASQPDYDFVRQLIEDDLIPDDVTIQVLVQCRPELLERTYECLAGAPRAIVHFYNSTSVLQRRVVFGLDRAGITQIAVDAARMCRKLEATLPGTEVRYEYSPESFTGTELDYGVEICGAVMDAIEPSADEPIILNLPATVEMYTPNIYGDAIEWFHRNVPHRDRVVLSLHPHNDRGTAVAAAEFGVMAGADRVEGTLFGNGERTGNVDVVTLAMNLFSQGVDPELDISDIDALRREAEHCNRLPVHPRHPYVGDLVYTAFSGSHQDAIKKGTEALPDDYEVWEVPYLPIDPKHVGRTYEAVIRVNSQSGKGGVAYLMKAEHGLDLPRRLQIEFSRAVQTIAEDTGTEISPAEMWATFSAEYLPDETSVQLLSHEVATTDESTSVTAQLVIDGEHRTLTGEGNGPIAALVHALRHELAIDLEVIDYAEHAVSAGSDATAVAYVEARGGDVIRWGVGMHENILTASLRAVVGVVDRLRRAED
- a CDS encoding PEP-utilizing enzyme; this encodes MHDATFTAPGAGQWELDRSHGLGGATPICQWLLGESCEVAFRRLFREFGVAADTMSMEFVNGFMYTRLRPLFGADKQSTKAPPTLVLKILGRLHPELRRRDRAAARTLDERPWRQAIANWHAELRPQIEACNLAFQDVDLATIDDVALADHLVALLAHCREGFERHFYLHGFDLGPLGLLIYDAKGWGLPTTEVLQALVGASPSTSAPREALARIRREVDAAGASPSTLDELRAVSPAVAAALDDYLRYRGHVLYTRYDIDGLTLVETPEVLLATILHGRADDGTGPDPAAVADSLRERVPAEHRDRFDDLLAEARAAMDLRDDNGPTTVEWPMGLLRLGLLEAGRRLAASGRIQVPDHILELEPGEVDALVRRGEGPGAAALAARAERRRFEMTLDPPMTLGPPQAEPPLDALPENLGRMVAMVQAIIEELGMAERDDASADPLRGVGIGSVAYRGRARVALSPEDAIASLEPGDVLVTRTTSPAFNLVLTLVGGLVTAEGGPMSHAAVLARELGFPAVVGVPGALEAIPDGSLVEVDPSSGRVSVVDLATEEPAPA